The genomic interval AGCGCGGCTACTACCTGGCGATCATCAACGACTCGGTCGCCGACCTGGTGACCTTCGCGGCGAGCGGTCTCGAACTGCCCCAACTCGACCGCGTGCAGCGGACGATGGACAGCTATCTGCGCTGGGCCGAGCACAACCAGGCCGCGTACCGCACGATCGTGAGCGGCGGCGTCGGCTTCGACGCCGAGGTGCACGCCATCCGCGACGGGGTGCGCGCGGCGATCGTCGCGACCATCGCCGACGGGGCGTACGGCCGCACCGACATCTCCCGGATCGCCCGCATGGGCCTGTTCGGCTGGGTGTGCAGCGTCGAGGGCGCGACCCTTGAGTGGATCAGCACCTCCGACCTTTCCCGCGAGACGATGCGCGAGATCCTCGTGAAGACCCTCGGCGGCACCCTGCGCGCCATCGAGGAACTGGACCCCGCCCATCCGGCGCCGTCGCCCGCCCGCCGGGACGGCTGAATCAGCGGTTCCGGCCGGTTCCGGACGACCGGGCTATTCTTGAAGTAAGCGGTCGTTAACTGGTGACGCGGGACCTTCGATCGGGCATACTCACAGCGCAGAGCCGCTGGTCAGCCGCTTCCGAGACCCGGGAGTAGGAGCAGCGGCCGCATCCGTGCGGTA from Streptomyces sp. NBC_01288 carries:
- a CDS encoding TetR/AcrR family transcriptional regulator, with amino-acid sequence MEISQQRDVPRPRARGTERSLARRAELITIGRKLFADTSYDALSMDDIARQAHVAKGLIYYYFQSKRGYYLAIINDSVADLVTFAASGLELPQLDRVQRTMDSYLRWAEHNQAAYRTIVSGGVGFDAEVHAIRDGVRAAIVATIADGAYGRTDISRIARMGLFGWVCSVEGATLEWISTSDLSRETMREILVKTLGGTLRAIEELDPAHPAPSPARRDG